In one Scomber japonicus isolate fScoJap1 chromosome 6, fScoJap1.pri, whole genome shotgun sequence genomic region, the following are encoded:
- the LOC128360982 gene encoding S-arrestin-like, with translation MSRKNIVFKKISRDKSLGVYLAKRDFVDHCDHVDPVDGVVVIDPVQLKGKKVYVMLSCTFRYGRQDMEVMGVAFRRDLFVVTRQVYPELQDKAKLTHTKTQERLLRKLGDNAFPFFFEFPDNLPCSVALQPGPNDVGKKCAVEFEVKAFCAENQSEKIEKQSSVRLSIRKIQFSAESSQVVPVAETTFEFLMSEKPLQVKLSLPKETFYHGEPIKTNVEITNSSSRNIKDISVSVEQVTNIVLYSNDKYVKSVAKEETKDAVPTGTSLKKEYTLYPLLDHNKDRRGLALDGRLKHEDTNLASSSVVKEDVLKEVQGILVFYKIVLRMMASGTVGSSEVSLELPFKLMHPKPEPAKEGESDDMVFEEFKRVYLKGVVGDDDESPTEA, from the exons ATGAGCCGGAAAAACATCGTGTTTAAGAAAATCTCCCGCGATAAGTCG ctgggCGTCTACCTGGCCAAGAGAGACTTTGTGGATCACTGCGACCACGTCGATCCAGTCG ATGGAGTCGTTGTGATCGACCCGGTGCAGctcaaaggaaagaaag TGTACGTGATGCTGTCGTGCACATTTCGGTACGGCCGTCAGGACATGGAAGTGATGGGCGTGGCCTTCAGGAGGGATCTGTTCGTGGTGACCCGGCAGGTTTACCCCGAGCTGCAGGACAAAGCGAAGCTGACTCACACTAAGACCCAGGAGAGACTGCTGAGAAAGCTGGGAGACAACGCCTTCCCCTTCTTCTTTGAG tttcCAGACAACCTGCCGTGTTCGGTGGCTCTGCAGCCCGGACCGAACGATGTGGGGAAA AAATGTGCGGTGGAGTTTGAGGTGAAGGCGTTCTGCGCTGAGAATCAGAGCGAGAAGATCGAAAAACA GAGCTCAGTCCGTCTCTCCATCCGTAAGATCCAGTTCAGTGCAGAGAGCAGTCAGGTGGTTCCAGTAGCAGAAACCACCTTTGAGTTCCTGATGTCTGAGAAACCTCTGCAAGTCAAACTGAGTCTGCCCAAAGAG ACGTTTTATCACGGTGAGCCGATCAAAACTAACGTTGAGATCACAAACTCATCCAGCAGGAACATCAAGGACATCAGCGTGTCAG ttgAACAGGTTACCAACATTGTTCTGTACTCCAATGACAAATACGTCAAATCAGTGGCTAAAGAGGAAACTAA GGATGCGGTTCCCACTGGAACCAGTCTGAAGAAGGAGTATACCCTGTACCCTCTGCTGGATCACAACAAGGACAGGAGAGGACTCGCTCTGGATGGACGACTCAAACATGAAGATACCAACCTGGCTTCATCCAGCGT TGTGAAGGAGGACGTGCTGAAGGAGGTTCAGGGGATTCTGGTCTTCTATAAGATCGTTCTGAGGATGATGGCATCTGG GACGGTTGGATCCAG TGAGGTCTCTCTGGAGCTGCCCTTCAAACTGATGCATCCTAAACCTGAACCAG